In the Piscinibacter sp. XHJ-5 genome, one interval contains:
- a CDS encoding Ku protein: protein MAARSIATLSLSFGLVSIPVKVFSATETSGSVSFNLLHNCGSRLKQQYVCLKEGVVVERADMIKGYEFDKDRYVTFTPTELKALEESARHTIDIISFIPLAAVDPIYYDKAYYLAPDKRGAKPYRLLMEAMRESGRCALARWVWKGKQYVVQVRPGEDGLILQQLLYADEVRSMKDLDIEGADIQKPELQLALQLIDQISADTYDPSEFHDEEKQRVLKAIDEKIEGKQIVVNEAAAEPAGGQIIDLTEALRASLSSRKPPAKAAPEPAAEPAKERKAPKRAATAAAPEAPPARARARK from the coding sequence ATGGCAGCCCGTTCCATCGCAACGCTTTCGCTCAGCTTCGGTCTGGTGTCGATCCCGGTGAAGGTTTTCTCGGCCACCGAAACGTCCGGCAGCGTCAGCTTCAACCTGCTGCACAACTGCGGCTCGCGGCTCAAGCAGCAGTACGTCTGCCTGAAGGAGGGCGTGGTCGTCGAGCGCGCCGACATGATCAAGGGCTACGAGTTCGACAAGGACCGCTACGTCACGTTCACGCCCACCGAGCTGAAGGCGCTGGAGGAGTCGGCGCGGCACACCATCGACATCATCTCCTTCATCCCGCTCGCGGCGGTCGACCCCATCTATTACGACAAGGCCTACTACCTGGCCCCCGACAAGCGCGGCGCCAAGCCGTACCGGCTGCTGATGGAAGCGATGCGCGAGAGCGGGCGCTGCGCGCTGGCGCGCTGGGTATGGAAGGGCAAGCAGTACGTCGTGCAGGTGCGGCCGGGCGAGGACGGGCTCATCCTGCAGCAGCTGCTGTACGCCGACGAGGTGCGCTCCATGAAGGACCTCGACATCGAGGGCGCCGACATCCAGAAGCCGGAGCTGCAGCTCGCACTGCAGCTGATCGACCAGATCTCGGCCGACACCTACGACCCGAGCGAGTTCCACGACGAAGAGAAGCAGCGCGTGCTCAAGGCCATCGACGAGAAGATCGAAGGCAAGCAGATCGTCGTCAACGAAGCGGCCGCCGAGCCGGCCGGCGGCCAGATCATCGACCTCACCGAGGCGCTGCGCGCAAGCCTCAGCTCGCGCAAGCCCCCCGCCAAGGCCGCGCCCGAGCCCGCGGCAGAGCCGGCCAAGGAGCGCAAGGCGCCCAAGCGCGCCGCGACCGCGGCGGCGCCCGAGGCGCCGCCGGCGCGGGCGCGCGCACGCAAGTGA
- a CDS encoding tetratricopeptide repeat protein has translation METYSLRDLQDMLGVSKAVISGLVASGFVTPSRGKHREYRFSFQDVVLLRTAHSLQAAHIAPRKILRSLKHLKATLPEELPLTGLRITAVGNEIAVKQGATQWHADSGQLLMDFEVLPAQGTVSFLSRVPQESTDWFQRGIELEASDKRSAEQAYRRAIADEPGCADAYLNLGVLLCDAQRCDEAVTLYRSGLRHCPDEPLLHFNLAVALEDLDRIEDALAAYERCMSLSPGFADAHYNAARLHEMLGHATKAIRHYSEYRRLQR, from the coding sequence ATGGAGACGTACAGCCTGCGCGACCTCCAGGACATGCTGGGCGTTTCGAAGGCCGTCATCAGCGGTCTCGTCGCGTCGGGTTTCGTCACGCCGAGCCGCGGCAAGCACCGCGAATACCGCTTCAGCTTCCAGGACGTGGTGCTGCTGCGCACCGCGCACAGCCTGCAGGCGGCACACATTGCGCCGCGCAAGATCCTGCGCTCGCTGAAGCACCTGAAGGCCACGCTGCCCGAGGAGCTGCCGCTGACCGGCCTGCGCATCACCGCCGTCGGCAACGAGATCGCGGTGAAGCAGGGCGCCACGCAGTGGCACGCCGATTCGGGGCAGCTGCTGATGGACTTCGAGGTGCTGCCCGCGCAGGGCACGGTGAGCTTCCTGTCGCGCGTGCCGCAGGAAAGCACCGACTGGTTCCAGCGCGGCATCGAGCTCGAAGCCAGCGACAAGCGCTCCGCCGAGCAGGCCTATCGCCGCGCCATCGCCGACGAGCCGGGCTGCGCCGACGCCTACCTGAACCTCGGCGTGCTGCTGTGCGACGCGCAGCGCTGCGACGAGGCGGTGACGCTGTACCGCAGCGGCCTGCGGCACTGTCCCGACGAGCCGCTGCTGCATTTCAATCTCGCGGTGGCGCTGGAGGACCTGGACCGGATCGAGGACGCGCTGGCCGCCTACGAGCGCTGCATGAGCCTGTCGCCGGGATTCGCGGACGCGCACTACAACGCGGCGCGGCTGCACGAGATGCTGGGTCACGCGACGAAGGCGATCCGGCACTACAGCGAGTACCGGCGGTTGCAGCGGTGA
- a CDS encoding putative glycolipid-binding domain-containing protein, producing the protein MSETVASALWQRLDTPGHDACLVRRLPHGWRLSGTAVFRQENVPCQLQYQVDADAQWRSVAASVAGWSGADRIEVAIAALEGGRWTLNGVEQPLASGCVDIDLGFTPATNLILLRRLELPLGVTVPAPAAWMEFPDLRLQRLEQSYRRLDERRFDYRGAPAYEGVLVVDGDALIVEYPGLWSAVR; encoded by the coding sequence ATGAGCGAGACGGTTGCAAGCGCACTGTGGCAACGGCTGGACACGCCGGGACACGACGCCTGCCTCGTGCGGCGCCTGCCGCACGGCTGGCGCCTGAGCGGGACGGCGGTGTTCCGGCAGGAAAACGTCCCGTGCCAGCTCCAGTACCAGGTGGACGCCGATGCGCAGTGGCGCAGCGTGGCCGCATCGGTCGCCGGCTGGTCCGGCGCCGACCGGATCGAGGTGGCGATCGCGGCGCTGGAAGGCGGTCGGTGGACGCTCAACGGGGTGGAGCAGCCGCTGGCGAGCGGCTGCGTCGACATCGACCTGGGCTTCACGCCGGCCACCAATCTGATCCTGCTGCGCCGGCTCGAGCTGCCGCTCGGCGTGACGGTGCCCGCGCCCGCCGCGTGGATGGAATTTCCGGACCTGCGCCTGCAGCGGCTGGAGCAGAGCTATCGGCGCCTCGACGAGCGGCGGTTCGATTACCGGGGAGCGCCGGCGTATGAAGGGGTGCTGGTGGTGGACGGGGACGCCTTGATCGTGGAGTACCCGGGACTGTGGTCTGCGGTGCGCTGA
- a CDS encoding 6,7-dimethyl-8-ribityllumazine synthase yields MNQILPSFPDQPPRVAVVCSAWHRDIVDRARQALLSEFERSRLPAGQVDHFEVPGAFEIPLHAKKLAQSGRYDAIVACGLVVNGGIYRHEFVASAVIDGLMQVQLETGVPVLSAVLTPRDFHEHEDHQRFFGEHFVKKGAEVARACLQTIERMRAIDPAGALR; encoded by the coding sequence ATGAATCAGATCCTTCCGTCGTTCCCGGACCAACCGCCGCGTGTGGCGGTCGTGTGTTCGGCCTGGCATCGTGACATCGTCGATCGCGCCCGGCAGGCCTTGCTGTCGGAGTTCGAGCGAAGTCGGCTGCCCGCAGGCCAGGTCGACCACTTCGAGGTCCCCGGCGCCTTCGAGATTCCGCTGCATGCGAAGAAGCTCGCACAGAGCGGCCGCTACGACGCCATCGTCGCCTGCGGACTCGTGGTCAACGGTGGCATCTACCGGCACGAGTTCGTCGCATCGGCCGTCATCGACGGCTTGATGCAGGTGCAGCTGGAAACCGGCGTGCCGGTGCTGTCGGCCGTGCTGACGCCGCGCGACTTTCACGAACACGAAGACCACCAGCGCTTCTTCGGCGAGCACTTCGTGAAGAAGGGTGCCGAGGTGGCTCGCGCCTGCCTGCAGACCATCGAGCGCATGAGGGCGATCGATCCGGCGGGTGCCCTGCGCTGA
- a CDS encoding M13 family metallopeptidase produces the protein MLLSRSLHPAVMPPCPSLLRLGIAGALALSLACVFAQPAERRDQPLKSLPYSPGLDLHSLDRSADPCVDFYRYACGGWQQNNPLPPDQASWDVYSKLHEENLRFLWGLLADAAVQRPDRAPSEQKTGDHFAACMDTPAIDAAGLTPLQPFLARVAALTSVKEAAPLVAQLHLHSASDAMFRFGSEQDFANSAQVIAGADAGGLGLPDRDHYLKPDKRSRDIRAAYHAHIVRIFELQGDARAAAEAAAKTVMAIETELARSSLTREQRRDPYKVYHRMSLVQLRKIAPAFDWPAYLQASTVPAATPINVAQPAFFRKLSSLLQQRPLADWKTYLRWNIVNSESPYLASPFATASFDFYSRKLQGVETMPPRWKRCVRWVDRDLGEALGQVFVKHTFAPETQQRAADMTRAIEEAMHQRIQSLPWMGPKTKEAALAKLRTLVNKIGYPDRWRDYGAVEIRRDDFFGNVTRSRAFEARRQLAKVGKPVDREEWGMTPPTVNAYYDAQLNSINFPAGILQPPLFDPKMDDAPNFGNTGSTIGHELTHGFDDEGRQFDAQGNLRDWWGKADAAQFNRRTACIVDQYSHYTVVDDVKINGRLTLGEDVADLGGTVLAYMAWKAVTANQKLEPRDGLTPDQRFFIGMAQWGCSNERPEILRLRALTDPHSPNRHRVNGVVSNMPEFAQAFQCKRGQPMVRDKVCKVW, from the coding sequence ATGCTGCTGTCTCGCTCGCTGCACCCCGCCGTCATGCCCCCTTGCCCCTCACTCCTGCGCCTCGGCATCGCCGGCGCTCTTGCCCTGTCGCTCGCCTGCGTTTTCGCCCAGCCCGCCGAGCGGCGCGACCAGCCCCTGAAGTCGCTGCCGTACTCGCCCGGCCTCGACCTGCACTCGCTCGACCGCAGCGCCGACCCCTGCGTCGACTTCTACCGCTACGCCTGCGGCGGCTGGCAGCAGAACAACCCGCTGCCTCCCGACCAGGCGAGCTGGGACGTCTACAGCAAGCTGCACGAAGAGAACCTGCGCTTCCTCTGGGGCCTGCTGGCCGACGCAGCGGTGCAGCGACCGGATCGTGCGCCGTCGGAGCAGAAGACCGGCGACCACTTCGCCGCCTGCATGGACACTCCGGCCATCGACGCAGCCGGGCTGACACCCCTGCAGCCCTTTCTTGCCCGCGTCGCTGCCCTCACGTCGGTGAAGGAGGCGGCGCCGCTGGTGGCGCAGCTGCACCTGCACAGCGCCAGCGATGCGATGTTCCGCTTCGGCTCGGAGCAGGACTTCGCCAACTCCGCGCAGGTCATCGCGGGCGCCGACGCCGGCGGCCTGGGGCTGCCCGACCGTGACCACTACCTGAAGCCCGACAAGCGCTCGCGCGACATCCGCGCTGCCTACCACGCGCACATCGTGCGCATCTTCGAGCTGCAGGGCGATGCACGGGCGGCCGCCGAAGCGGCGGCCAAGACGGTGATGGCCATCGAGACGGAACTGGCGCGCTCATCGCTGACCCGCGAGCAGCGCCGCGATCCGTACAAGGTCTACCACCGGATGTCGCTGGTGCAGCTGCGCAAGATCGCACCGGCCTTCGATTGGCCGGCCTACCTGCAGGCATCGACGGTGCCCGCCGCCACGCCGATCAACGTCGCGCAGCCGGCGTTCTTCCGCAAGCTCAGCAGCCTGCTCCAGCAGCGGCCGCTGGCCGACTGGAAGACCTATCTGCGCTGGAACATCGTCAACAGCGAATCGCCCTACCTCGCATCGCCGTTCGCGACAGCCAGCTTCGATTTCTACTCGCGCAAGCTGCAGGGGGTCGAGACCATGCCGCCGCGCTGGAAGCGCTGCGTGCGCTGGGTCGACCGCGATCTCGGCGAGGCGCTCGGACAGGTGTTCGTCAAGCACACCTTCGCGCCCGAGACCCAGCAGCGCGCCGCGGACATGACGCGCGCGATCGAAGAGGCGATGCACCAGCGCATCCAGTCGCTGCCCTGGATGGGCCCGAAGACCAAGGAGGCGGCGCTTGCCAAGCTTCGCACGCTGGTCAACAAGATCGGCTATCCCGATCGCTGGCGCGACTACGGGGCGGTCGAGATCCGCCGCGACGACTTCTTCGGCAACGTGACGCGCAGCCGCGCCTTCGAGGCACGGCGCCAGCTCGCCAAGGTGGGCAAGCCGGTCGACCGCGAGGAATGGGGCATGACGCCGCCGACGGTCAACGCCTACTACGACGCCCAGCTCAACTCGATCAACTTCCCGGCCGGCATCCTGCAGCCGCCGCTGTTCGATCCGAAGATGGACGACGCGCCGAACTTCGGCAACACCGGCTCGACGATAGGCCACGAGCTGACCCACGGCTTCGACGACGAAGGGCGGCAGTTCGATGCGCAGGGCAACCTGCGTGATTGGTGGGGCAAGGCCGATGCGGCGCAATTCAACCGGCGCACCGCCTGCATCGTCGACCAGTACTCGCACTACACCGTGGTCGACGACGTGAAGATCAACGGCCGGCTGACGCTGGGCGAGGATGTGGCCGATCTGGGCGGCACCGTGCTCGCCTACATGGCATGGAAGGCCGTCACCGCGAACCAGAAGCTCGAGCCGCGCGACGGCCTCACGCCGGACCAGCGCTTCTTCATCGGCATGGCGCAATGGGGCTGCAGCAACGAGCGCCCCGAGATTCTGCGGCTGCGCGCGCTCACGGATCCGCATTCGCCCAATCGCCATCGCGTCAACGGCGTGGTGTCCAACATGCCGGAGTTCGCGCAGGCGTTCCAGTGCAAGCGCGGCCAGCCGATGGTGCGCGACAAGGTCTGCAAGGTGTGGTGA
- a CDS encoding AraC family transcriptional regulator, which produces MHVDAAEFKRIHRPGVELYRAHIVRHAFDPHTHEAFGLGAIESGVERFRYRGGEHLAPPQSLVLMNPDVLHTGRAETAQGWRYRMVYIDADVVAEVTGEPGWWFADPVGHDTAAAQRVSRLLAAMWQGADALALDGALGELLDTIRPHARGARAPSAARPDSVLDRAVALMHDRLADTLSLEQLAAAAGLSPFHFLRRFKAQHHVTPHRMLMALRLHRAKQLLAAGVAPAEAAADVGLVDQAHLTRRFARMYGVTPGRYQQQLGTRPVRRAAAD; this is translated from the coding sequence ATGCACGTCGATGCCGCGGAGTTCAAGCGCATCCATCGCCCCGGCGTGGAGCTCTACCGCGCCCACATCGTCCGCCATGCCTTCGACCCGCACACCCACGAGGCTTTCGGGCTGGGCGCGATCGAGTCGGGCGTGGAGCGCTTCCGCTACCGCGGCGGCGAGCATCTGGCGCCGCCGCAGTCGCTGGTGCTGATGAACCCGGACGTGCTGCACACCGGGCGCGCCGAGACGGCGCAGGGTTGGCGCTACCGCATGGTCTACATCGATGCCGACGTGGTGGCCGAGGTCACCGGCGAGCCCGGCTGGTGGTTCGCCGACCCGGTGGGACACGACACCGCGGCGGCGCAGCGCGTGAGCCGGCTGCTGGCCGCGATGTGGCAAGGTGCCGATGCGCTCGCGCTGGACGGCGCGCTCGGCGAGCTGCTCGACACGATCCGTCCGCATGCACGCGGCGCCCGCGCTCCTTCGGCCGCGCGTCCCGACAGCGTGCTCGACCGGGCCGTGGCGCTGATGCACGACCGCCTCGCCGACACGCTGTCGCTGGAGCAGCTGGCCGCGGCCGCCGGGCTCAGTCCGTTCCATTTCCTGCGCCGCTTCAAGGCGCAGCACCACGTGACGCCGCATCGCATGCTGATGGCGCTGCGCCTGCATCGCGCCAAGCAGCTGCTGGCCGCCGGCGTCGCGCCGGCCGAGGCCGCTGCCGATGTCGGCCTGGTGGACCAGGCGCACCTGACCCGCCGCTTCGCCCGCATGTACGGCGTGACGCCGGGGCGCTACCAGCAGCAATTGGGTACAAGACCGGTCCGGCGCGCCGCCGCAGACTGA
- a CDS encoding DMT family transporter, protein MFIGCLFALAAGLMWGLVFIAPLLLPDYPAPLLSFARYLAFGLIALPIAWWDRARLRQLARADWIEALKLSAIGNLLYYVCLAGAIQRAGAPLPTMIIGTLPVVIAIVSNLRDARRDGRLPWRQLAPSLALIGVGIALVNQVELRHLRNDPAADPTRYATGAVLAIVAVACWTWYPIRNADWLRAHPDRSPRSWATAQGLTTLPLAFAGCVLYAAWDAATDAPFDMPFGPTPMLFIGLMLAIGLLASWAGTLCWNEASQRLPTTLAGQLIVFETLSALAYAFVLRGRWPDAATAAGITALIGGVVWALRARPEPLAAEGHAG, encoded by the coding sequence ATGTTCATCGGTTGTCTGTTCGCACTGGCCGCCGGCCTGATGTGGGGCCTGGTCTTCATCGCCCCCCTGCTGCTGCCTGACTATCCGGCGCCGCTGCTGTCGTTCGCACGCTATCTCGCGTTCGGCCTCATCGCCTTGCCGATCGCCTGGTGGGACCGTGCCCGCCTGAGGCAGCTGGCGCGGGCGGACTGGATCGAGGCGCTGAAGCTGTCGGCGATCGGCAACCTGCTCTATTACGTGTGCCTGGCCGGAGCCATCCAGCGTGCCGGCGCGCCATTGCCGACGATGATCATCGGCACGCTGCCGGTGGTCATCGCCATCGTGTCCAACCTGCGCGACGCGCGGCGCGACGGGCGCCTGCCGTGGCGTCAGCTCGCGCCCTCGCTCGCGCTGATCGGTGTCGGCATCGCGCTCGTGAACCAGGTCGAGCTGCGGCACCTGCGCAACGACCCGGCTGCGGATCCGACGCGCTATGCCACCGGCGCGGTGCTGGCAATCGTGGCGGTGGCGTGCTGGACGTGGTATCCCATTCGCAATGCCGACTGGCTGCGCGCCCATCCGGACCGCAGCCCGCGAAGCTGGGCCACGGCGCAGGGTCTCACCACCTTGCCGCTGGCCTTCGCCGGCTGCGTGCTGTATGCGGCCTGGGATGCGGCGACCGATGCGCCCTTCGACATGCCTTTCGGTCCGACGCCCATGCTCTTCATCGGCCTCATGCTGGCCATCGGCCTGCTTGCTTCGTGGGCCGGCACGCTGTGCTGGAACGAGGCCAGCCAGCGCCTGCCGACCACGCTGGCCGGCCAGCTCATCGTGTTCGAGACCTTGTCCGCGCTGGCTTACGCCTTCGTGCTGCGGGGCCGGTGGCCCGATGCGGCCACCGCGGCCGGTATCACGGCGCTCATCGGCGGCGTGGTTTGGGCGCTGCGCGCACGTCCCGAACCGCTGGCGGCCGAGGGTCACGCCGGTTGA
- a CDS encoding thioredoxin fold domain-containing protein, with translation MNRRRFLCRSSATALAALAVAACGDKAATPAAATPSAQKPAPKDAYEMAGRASGFTVGSMMAANTVYVFFDPTCPHCATLWTQSKPLATKLKMVWIPIGWLQKSSAPQAATILSARDPAAAMAENEASVLERRGGITVASSLSDEALARVKANTELFNKIGEESVPLIVFKNGKTGDYGVHAGVVPSEQLAAMVGM, from the coding sequence ATGAACCGAAGACGCTTTCTCTGCCGCAGCTCCGCCACTGCGCTGGCTGCCCTGGCGGTTGCCGCCTGTGGCGACAAGGCCGCCACGCCCGCCGCTGCGACGCCGTCCGCGCAAAAGCCCGCCCCGAAGGACGCGTACGAGATGGCCGGGCGGGCCAGCGGCTTCACGGTCGGCTCGATGATGGCGGCCAACACCGTCTACGTCTTCTTCGATCCCACCTGCCCGCACTGCGCCACGCTGTGGACCCAGTCGAAGCCGCTTGCCACCAAGCTCAAGATGGTCTGGATTCCCATCGGCTGGCTGCAGAAGTCGTCGGCGCCGCAGGCCGCGACCATCCTGTCGGCGCGCGACCCGGCCGCCGCGATGGCCGAGAACGAGGCCAGCGTGCTCGAGCGCCGCGGCGGCATCACGGTCGCTTCGTCGCTCAGCGACGAAGCGCTCGCCAGGGTCAAGGCCAATACCGAGCTGTTCAACAAGATCGGCGAAGAGAGCGTGCCGCTGATCGTGTTCAAGAACGGCAAGACCGGCGACTACGGTGTGCATGCCGGTGTCGTGCCGAGCGAGCAGCTGGCCGCGATGGTCGGCATGTAG
- a CDS encoding NUDIX domain-containing protein — MKTTSCGILVLNADSELLLCHATGSSRWDIPKGHGEDGESQVETALRETAEETALVFLPDDLLELGRYAYRPSKDLWLFAALTERFDTARCRCRTQFADRFGRMRPEMDGFAWTPFATVAERCARNLSQLLTATLSLPDTLSRLTSWGRLARPL, encoded by the coding sequence ATGAAGACGACGAGTTGCGGCATCCTCGTGCTCAACGCGGACAGCGAATTGCTGCTGTGCCATGCGACGGGGTCGTCGCGCTGGGACATTCCCAAGGGCCACGGCGAGGACGGCGAGTCGCAGGTCGAGACCGCCCTGCGCGAGACTGCGGAGGAGACCGCGCTGGTGTTCCTGCCCGACGACCTGCTGGAACTGGGCCGCTACGCTTATCGGCCGTCGAAGGACCTGTGGCTGTTCGCGGCGCTCACCGAGCGCTTCGACACCGCGCGATGCCGCTGTCGCACGCAATTCGCCGACCGCTTCGGCCGCATGCGGCCCGAGATGGACGGCTTCGCCTGGACGCCCTTCGCCACGGTGGCCGAGCGTTGTGCGCGCAACCTGAGCCAGCTGCTCACCGCGACCTTGTCCTTGCCCGACACGCTGTCACGGCTGACGAGCTGGGGACGGCTCGCCCGTCCGCTGTGA
- a CDS encoding SET domain-containing protein-lysine N-methyltransferase, with translation MNAVLTPLAGAVAVEVRPSTIHGEGVFALRSLPPGWRVGVYEGRRYGPEELRERPPEREMTYVFGLSDGTLIDAADGGNATRHINHSCEPNCQANEEMADDGELDIVIRTKRRIRAGEELSIDYRLDVGGDDPARYVCRCGSARCRGTMAL, from the coding sequence ATGAACGCCGTCCTGACCCCGCTGGCCGGCGCCGTCGCCGTGGAAGTGCGCCCCAGCACCATCCACGGCGAAGGCGTCTTCGCGCTGCGCAGCCTGCCGCCGGGATGGCGGGTCGGCGTCTACGAAGGGCGCCGCTATGGCCCCGAAGAGCTGCGCGAGCGGCCGCCGGAGCGGGAGATGACGTATGTCTTCGGCTTGTCGGACGGCACGCTGATCGACGCCGCGGACGGCGGCAACGCCACGCGCCACATCAACCACTCGTGCGAGCCCAACTGCCAGGCGAACGAGGAGATGGCAGACGACGGCGAGCTCGACATCGTCATCCGCACGAAGCGCCGCATCCGCGCGGGCGAGGAGCTGTCCATCGACTACCGGCTGGACGTCGGCGGGGACGATCCGGCGCGCTACGTCTGCCGCTGCGGGTCAGCGCGCTGCCGCGGCACCATGGCCCTTTAG
- a CDS encoding cytochrome c, translating to MKVRLLCLAALGLATSLPAAAQFAKPEDAIKYRQGGMAVMGAHFGRLGAMAQGKVPFDAKAAADNAEVVAFVSRLPFAGFVEGTDKGNTKAKPEIWKEPDKFKANASRMQEEVAKLNVAAKSGNPDQVKAAFGEAAKTCKSCHDDFREK from the coding sequence ATGAAAGTCCGATTGCTCTGCCTGGCCGCCCTCGGCCTGGCCACCTCGCTGCCTGCCGCAGCCCAGTTCGCCAAGCCGGAGGACGCGATCAAGTATCGCCAGGGCGGCATGGCGGTGATGGGCGCGCATTTCGGCCGGCTCGGTGCGATGGCGCAAGGCAAGGTGCCGTTCGACGCGAAAGCCGCTGCCGACAACGCCGAGGTCGTCGCCTTCGTCTCGCGACTGCCCTTCGCCGGCTTCGTGGAGGGCACCGACAAGGGCAACACCAAGGCCAAGCCCGAGATCTGGAAGGAGCCTGACAAGTTCAAGGCCAACGCCTCCCGCATGCAGGAGGAGGTCGCCAAGCTCAACGTCGCCGCCAAGAGCGGCAATCCCGATCAGGTCAAGGCTGCCTTTGGCGAGGCGGCCAAGACCTGCAAGAGCTGCCACGACGACTTCCGGGAGAAGTGA
- the glcF gene encoding glycolate oxidase subunit GlcF — protein sequence MQTQLSDEFKDTPAGREAEGILRKCVHCGFCTATCPTYQVLGDELDGPRGRIYLMKQVLEGHEPTRRTQIHLDRCLTCRNCETTCPSGVDYGHLVEIGRRIVEERVPRPGGERAVRWLLKEGLTSPLFAPAMKLGQAVRPLLPAALKAKVAVKSGPGAHRWPTREHARAVLLLAGCVQPAMLPNINSATARVLDAAGIQTLVAKEAGCCGAIRLHLNDPEGGLDDMRRNIDAWWPLVSSGRVEAIVMNASGCGVTVKDYGHALAHDPAYADKARRIAELTRDLSELLPELVPLLRERLQPHGTTPLAFHPPCTLQHGQNLRGLVETHLPALGFEVKLAPHESNLCCGSAGTYSVLQPEMAITLRDRKLAQLAPLKPQVIVSANVGCIQHLQSGTATPVRHWVEVLDEALR from the coding sequence ATGCAAACGCAACTTTCCGACGAATTCAAGGACACGCCGGCGGGCCGGGAAGCCGAAGGCATCCTGCGCAAGTGCGTGCATTGCGGGTTCTGCACCGCCACCTGCCCCACCTACCAGGTGCTGGGCGACGAGCTCGACGGGCCGCGCGGCCGCATCTACCTGATGAAGCAGGTGCTCGAGGGCCACGAGCCGACGCGCCGGACGCAAATCCACCTGGACCGCTGCCTGACCTGCCGCAATTGCGAGACGACCTGCCCTTCGGGCGTCGACTACGGCCACCTCGTGGAGATCGGGCGCCGGATCGTCGAGGAGCGCGTGCCGCGGCCAGGCGGCGAGCGTGCAGTGCGCTGGCTGCTGAAGGAGGGGCTCACGTCGCCGCTGTTCGCGCCCGCGATGAAGCTGGGACAGGCGGTGCGGCCGCTCTTGCCGGCGGCGCTGAAGGCAAAGGTGGCAGTGAAGTCGGGGCCCGGCGCGCATCGCTGGCCCACACGCGAGCATGCACGCGCCGTGCTGCTGCTCGCCGGCTGCGTGCAGCCGGCGATGCTGCCCAACATCAACAGCGCCACCGCCCGCGTGCTGGATGCAGCCGGCATCCAGACGCTTGTCGCGAAGGAGGCCGGCTGCTGCGGCGCGATCCGGCTGCACCTGAACGATCCCGAGGGCGGCCTGGACGACATGCGACGCAACATCGATGCGTGGTGGCCGCTGGTGTCCTCGGGCCGCGTCGAGGCGATCGTCATGAACGCCTCCGGTTGCGGCGTGACGGTCAAGGACTACGGCCATGCGCTGGCGCACGACCCGGCGTATGCGGACAAGGCGCGGCGCATCGCCGAGCTCACCCGCGACCTGAGCGAGCTGCTGCCCGAGCTCGTGCCGCTGCTGCGCGAGCGGCTGCAGCCCCACGGCACCACGCCGCTGGCCTTCCATCCGCCCTGCACGCTGCAGCACGGACAGAACCTGCGCGGGCTGGTCGAGACACACCTGCCGGCGCTCGGCTTCGAGGTGAAGCTGGCGCCGCACGAAAGCAACCTCTGCTGCGGATCGGCCGGGACCTACTCGGTGCTGCAGCCCGAGATGGCGATCACCTTGCGCGACCGCAAGCTGGCGCAGCTCGCGCCGCTGAAGCCCCAGGTCATCGTGTCGGCCAACGTCGGGTGCATCCAGCATCTGCAGAGCGGCACCGCCACGCCGGTGCGGCACTGGGTGGAGGTGCTGGACGAGGCGTTGCGGTGA